ACCGAGGCTCCCTTAGCTCGTTCACGTAAAAATGAACCTAGTTGTTGTTTCTTCTGCTGAagccggtgtgtgtctgtcctggtGTGAGTGAGGAGACTGTGCTCCAAATCCCTGATCTCATTTCCTAGATCCTCAATGAGCCTTTTGACTTTCCCTGTAGTGTGACGAGTGTATTGTTGAACAAAGACACGTATATGTGCCTTCCCTACATCCCACcactgactcagggactcaaagtcacccttccttcctctccagatctcccagaaaacctcaaacttttgacagaaaacactgtcctgaagcacctgaatgTTAAAATGCCAGTAAGAGCTACCCTTGGTGGTTGGTGCGGTGTGCACATCTACAGTGACCAAGTGATGGTCGGTGAAGCCTTCTGGGTAAATGTGACTGGACAATAACCGGTTGCTAAAACTAGTCGAGATGTAAACCCGGTCTAGCCTGGCTGCCCTGATGGTTCCATCCAACACCTTCACCCACGTGTACTGCCTGGCCTTGGGGTGTTTGACCCTCCAGACGTCCACTACACCTGACTCTGCAATCACCTGTGACAAGGTGTTAGATGACTGGAGGTTCCTCTCCTGTCCACTAGAGGATCTATGGTACAGTTCCAGTCCCcccccatcactacacactggttctggtcacacTGCTGCAGGACATCTCTCAGCTGGTGGAAGACGTCCGTCCTGTGCGAGCCCTGGTTTGGAGCATAGatgttaataaaaacaaaaggaacGCTCTGTATGGTGGCTCTGACCACCAGAGCTCTTCCTTTCACcatctctgtggaggagatgatgtTGACATCCAGCCCAGGTGTGAACAGAACGGCTCCACCTGCAGACAGGTTGGTCCCATGAGACAGGACATACTGGCCCCTCCACCACAAGCCCCAGTCTGTCTCATTATGTTGGTCACTATGTGTTTCCTGCAGGAAAACAATGTCAAGTCTTTTCTGTTTTATCATTTCTTCAGTGAccgctcttttctctctttcctcttctcctctcagtgctaccttcaccttttttccttttgttggtccccttcctttcctcccttcctctgctcctgtcagtaAATCCTCCATCTGTTTTCCCTCTCCTGTTGTATTCTGAACAGCTGAAATCTCCTCGTTAATATTTCCTTCAGCTGAATCAGCACTCTGCTCCCCGGCCTGACTGtcgctctgcccctcctccgcccagtgGGCAGAGCCTCGCCCACCGGGGCCTCGCCGCCGCTCCGCGGAGCCCAGGCGGCCCGCTTCTCCGCCGGTGCGTCCCCCGGCTTGGGGTTCCCTCCGGCCGGCTCGCGAGGACAGCTGTCGCGcttgaaatgctttgagaggctgataaaggactacatctgcgccttcctcccttcctccatggacccgctgcagtttgcttatcgcccaaacagatccacagatgatgctgtctcccaggtactgcacaccacactctctcatctggacagccagagggggggctatgtgagactgctgttcattgattatagttcagctttcaacaccatagtcccctccagactggccggcaagctgattgagctgggactgaacacccctgtgtgcttggatcctggacttcctgaccgccaggccacaggtggtcagggtgggcagacacacctccaaatccctcaccctgaacacaggatacCCGCAGGGTtgccctcagcccctactgtactccctgtacacacatgactgtgtggccaggttcagctccaacaccatcatcaagtttgcggatgacacagtggtggtgggcctgatctccgacaaccacgagaaggcctacctggaggaagttgctgatctgtcactctggtgccaggacaacagcctcatcatgaatgtcaccaaaactaaggagctgattgtggactttaggagggtacaacaacagaggacgtactcaccactggggattaacgggactactgtggagagggtgagcggtataaatacctgggagtccacatcaccgaggatctgacatggtcaacaaacacagacactctggtgagaaaggcaaggcagcgcctctaccacctcaggcagctgaggaaatttaaagtttcccagaggatccttcagtccttctactctggagctgtagaggcgtcctgacaggaagcatcacagcctggtttggcaactgctccgctcaggacaggaaggttgcAGAGAGAGTaggttcggctgaacgcactattggtactacactccccaccctgcaggacttgtacaccaggaggtgcagaaccagagccggcaggatcatgaaggatcctcaccaccccaacaacagactgtttcagctgctgcggtcaggcaggcgcctccgtcacgctgcaagaacagagagactgagacggagtttctttcctcaggccatcaggattgtgaactccgacctcaccaggacccccacatagacccacacaactgcccctcttaggcacacacacacacacacacttactgtaaatattgtgttgttttttatttgtaaatagtgtgtacttgttgcccttgcacattcctgctgagcattgccactttcatttcactgcacaccctgtgtgtgtatgtgacaaataaaacatcttgaatcttgaatcttgtgccccagtcccccacacctaaagcacttcatgctacccgtgctagcatacagcatgtagtgctGAGCCTTGTGCTTCACTCTGAAGGAGATCTCCAGCGTCTGAGACGGACAGTTCAGAAACATTCACACCTGCCTCCAGAAGGACTTTACGTGTTTCAGTTTAGGGTGTCTGCACCCCAGACCGATCGTTCTGAAGCCGCTCGCGAGCTTCCCGAAGCTCTGCAGCTCGCTCTCCAACACGGAGTGGAGTATGAACGGCGGGACCCCGGACACGGTGACCCGGGTTGTGGGCACCGTCAGCgggacacctgcaggtacacGCTCAGCGTGGCAGCGGACGCTGGATATCAGCGGACACATACCGCTCCTCCGTAAAACACCAGCAGCCTCGGTTCAACCTGAGGCGTCGGAGATGTTCTCGTGTCCGACAACATCTCCCACCGCCAGGAGAACCTCCTCTACGGGGTACTTAGCTCGGACTCGATCCGGACGCCAAGACCCGAGACGGGCGTCTCAGAGGACGCCATCTCACACCAGAAACACGgttatctccacaaaacaccaataaacccccaaataaaccaacaatcagacactagaaacacaacaactcaatcacacagtgaaatatgaaggacaaaatgtgaaaagtttgagaaagattaccaaacatttgccctcaccacgctctcgatcgtgagcagctccctccagagagagagggagagagagagagagagagagacagagagagcgagagagagagcgagacagagagggagagagagagagagagacagagagagagagagagagagatatataactACCTCTGTTTTCCTGAAGGCGTCTGGCGGCTGTAGTTTGGGGGCGGGGCCCAGGTGGGGGGAGTGGCTTGGTGACGGTCCTGCGTGTTGATTGGCTGTCTGTGCGTCAGAGAGGTACTGACGCACCTGCTGCCGCTGAGCCTGCTGGATGTGATACCTGGTGGGGTTCTCCAGGTGAGTCTGCACCTGAGAGACAAGGGGGCGTGGTCAGCTCCCcaggtgcattatgggaaatgtaccCGAGTCAGGAGAGATAAATAAAGGTTATAGTCAGGACCCGAAAGGATCTaaacctcctctttctcctccttccctaCATCTTAttatcctccccctcctctttctcctccttttccccctgttctttttctttctcttcatcctcctcctgctcctcctcttcctgctcctcctcatacCTTCAGCACCTCCACAGGGACCTGAGCAGGAGGTCTGCaggaggaagacaggaagatgggggaggaggagtctgctgagcgcaggaggagctgctgcgcctccttctgctcctcctccagggcctGCTGTCGCATCAGATCCTGCCGCATCAGAaccctgcaggaggagaggaggcgcagttCATCTGGTAGTCACGTAGTTGTGTAGTTGTACTCGTGTTGTTGTGTagttgtacttgtgtacttgtgtcgttgtacttgtgtagttgtgtagttgtacttgtgtacttgtgtggtTGTACTTGTGTAGTTGTACTTGTGTAGTTGTACTCGTGTagttgtacttgtgtacttgtgtagttGTACTCGTGTAGTTGTGTCGTTGTacttgtgtagttgtgtagttgtACTCGTGTagttgtacttgtgtacttgtgtagttGTACTTGTACGTGCCGTGTAGTACTACTAGTATGCCCAAGTTGGTACTTGTGTAGTTGTACTTGTGTGTAGTTGTACTTTGTTATGTGTAGTTGTACTTGTGTAGTTGTACTTGTAGTTGTGTagttgtacttgtgtacttgtgtggttgtacttgtgtacttatgTAGTTGTACTTGTGCAGTGCACTTGTActtgtgtagttgtgttgtaTACTGTGGTTACAACACTTGTAGTGGTACTTGTGTAGTTGTACTCGTGTagttgtacttgtgtacttgtgtagttGTACTTGCGTACTTGTGTAGTGGTACTTGTGTAGTTGTACTTGTGTAgttgtactcgtgtacttgtaTAGTTGTACTTGTGTAgttgtactcgtgtacttgtgtagttgtacttgtgtacttgtacttgtGTAGTTGTACTTATGTAGTTGTGTAGTGGTATTCGTGTAGttgtagatagatggatggatagatggatagatagatggatggaaagatggatagatagatagatggatggatagatggatagatggatagatagatggatagatggatagatagatatatactttattaatccccaaggggaaatttgtcgtcacagtagcagcaccaataaactaaacacacgagaatgaaatataaatataaaaaacagggatgaaagatatagatatatacaagtaaaatataaaatacaaaatgaagtatatatatatgtagatatacacacacacacaaacaaatataatacaatgactgtacTTGTGTAGTTGTACTTGTACTTGTGTAGTGGTACTcgtgtagttgtgtagttgtACTCTTGTAGTTGTACTTGTGTAGTTGTACTCTTGTAGTTGTACTTGTGTAGTTGTacttgtgtagttgtgtagtggTACTcgtgtagttgtgtagttgtACTTGTGTAGTTGTACTTGTGTCGTTGTACTCGTGtagttgtgtacatgtgtacttgtgtgtacttgtgttacCTGGATGTCAGGGAGGAAGaacatgatgaagaggaagctgcTGTCGACGAACTAGAGAGAAAACAGACTCATCATGTGGTTCTGGACTGGAGGGGGGGcggtggtctacatgggtctgGAGGGGGGGcggtggtctacatgggtctgGAGGGGGGGcggtggtctacatgggtctgGAGGGGGcggtggtctacatgggtctgGAGGGGGCGTGGTCTACATGGTCTGGAGGGGcggtggtctacatgggtctgGAGGGGGTGGTCTATATGGGTCTGAGGGGGGCGGTGGTCTACATGGTCTGAGGGGcggtggtctacatgggtctgGAGGGGTGATACATGGGTCTGAGGGGGCGGTGGTCTATGGGTCTGGGGGGCGGTGGTCTACATGGTCTGGGGGGGGCcggaggtctacatgggtctggcggggggtgggggtggtctATATGGGTCTGGAGGGGGTGATCTACATGGGTCTGGAGGGGGGTCTCTACATGGGTCTGGAGGGGGTGGCTCATGGTCTGGAGGGGCCgtggtctacatgggtctgAGGGGGTGGGGTGGTCTATGGGTCTGGAGGGGGGCGGTGGTCTTCATGGGTCTGGAGGGGGGCGGTCTACATGGGTCTGGAGGGGGcggtggtctacatgggtctgGAGGGGGCgtggtctacatgggtctgGAGGGGGGCGGTAGTCTACATGGGTCTGGTGGGCGGTGGTCTATGGGTCTGGAgggtggtctacatgggtctgGAGGGgggtggtctacatgggtctggagggggaggtggtctacatgggtctgGTGGGGGAGGTGGTCTTCATGGGTCTGGAGGGGcggtggtctacatgggtctgGAGGGGAgggtggtctacatgggtctgGTGGGGGGCGGTGGTCTTCATGGGTCTGGAGGGGGCgtggtctacatgggtctggaggggggggtggtggtCTACATGAGTCTGGCGGGGGGGGCGcggtggtctacatgggtctggcggggggttagggttagggcggTGATCAATGATGGAGTTTGATTACATTATTctcagggaaggagaggagacagggtcttaaagggacagggtCTTAAAGGGGCAGCTTGAGTTGGATCAGAGGCTCGAGAGGGAGGAGTCTGTGATACCTGAAGCTGATTGGCTGGCTCTTGATCTCGTAGAACGTGTCACAGTCAGACGGAACCAAACTGTCGACCTCGATGTCAGCGACGATACCAGACTCCAccctgagacagagagagagagacataaagataattaaagctgcaagcagcgatgaacgggtcctctacCTGCTTCGCACGCCGGGGGTgccggccggacgccggccccctcggccgagaacgcatgcacggcgttcgggcgtttgaccgtttgtcacgcgacactcattttactttgctagttcctagtggcgctttgactgagtgaaaaaaggcttgttgatatcctcaggccgtgaattctatgaagcatgagaagtttggagcagattcgaACGAGTCCAGtgtagccagcagggggcgctgtgacaatttgaacatatacatttgtcatgtgtatccacgtgaagtctagaccttgtcatgtaaattacatgtgaatgtgatgctttttaggctgatttgctttggccactAAGTGGCGCGATGACTCAAAttttaaattagcatatggatgtcttcagggtcactatgtgatgacatacgaggaatatggagcacgttggataatgtatggccgagttacatcatcttacattttaatggcgaatggtgtttcttagccggtccggagaacgcacaaactttaatatttttaaaatctttcaaagatttttcaagacaaaggtctcaggAACATACTGCCCAAGTTTGGAaggaatcgggtttaagctctaggaggagttaactgtttaacaacccctaaaaacatgaaaaaaggccaaaaaggcatattttgagggattgattgtagcgccccctaatgttcaaatattatgaaaaaattaaggtaggttaagggtgtccttgtggacatgggctaccaatttggtgaagatagtcaaagtgatttggaagttagatgtctttatatattaggccacaccccttggatgttcattggtccatatcctctgaacgcaatgagatatcaacaatctGTTAAAATTATTCTTTTAAAATGAACCAATATTGGACCTCAGAAATTTTGGTATGAATCGGAACAACCATATtgaagaaaagtgcaaaaaaacagttttttacaaaattctaaatggcggaaaatctaagtcgGCGGAGTTTAGGGGTTACATTGGCaattttgtagagcaggtccaagtggacctgGATGCataatttcaagtcaatccgtCTTTGGCGGAAAAACACGTGGGTACAAAcactctagggggcgctagagagacaTTTGTTATGAACAAATATGAAATCTCAATAATCTAAAAAATTTCGACAGTCTTCttgtgcatgtggaatttcagtctgctggggcgtacggtgACGACGTTCAAACACGACAACGGAGAATAATCCTTTGAagaacaataggttcctctacgacgtgtgtctgtgtgtgtgtctgtgtgtgtctgtgtgtgtctgtgtgtctctgtgtgtctgtgtctgtctgtgtgtgtgtgtgtctgtctgtgtgtgtctgtgtgtgtctgtgtgtgtgtttgtctgtgtgtgtgtgtctgtgtgtgtgtgtctgttacatttatgattttaaatgttaaagatTCATCTTTTTGTTTCGAGATAAGAACACAAGAaaaccaacaaaaacaaaccgcctcccacttcctgttgagatgaaaagaaagagacagagaaagaggagggagagagacagagatagagacagagacagagaaagagagagagagagagaaagagagagatgatcAAGGCGTTCCATTATCTCATCACAATCTCTATTTTCTTATTAATCAATATTGATTTGAGTCAAATGTTCTGTCTCTGGGCAGATTAGAGACAACCAGGACATTGAACACAACACTAAACCAGGACATTGAACACAACACAACTGAGACACTGAACTGAGACATTAAACACAACACTGAATTGAGACATTGAACACAACACTGAACTGAGACATTGAACACAACACTAAAATGAGACATTGATCACAACACAAAACTAAGACATTGAACACAACACTAAACTAAGACATTGAACACAACACAACTGAGACACTGAACTGAGATATTAAACACAACACTGAACTGAGACATTGAACACAACACTAAAATGAGACATTGATCACAACACAAAACTAAGACATTGAACACAACACTAAACTAAGACATTGAACACAACACAACTGAGACACTGAACTGAGACATTGAACACAACACTAAAATGAGACATTGATCACAACACTAAACTAAGACATTGAACACAACACAACTGAGACACTGAACTGAGACATTGAACACAACACTGAACTGAGACATTGAACACAACACTGAACTGGGACATTGAACACAACACTGAACTGGGACATTGAACACAACACTGAACTGGGACATTGAACTCAACACTGCTTTAGTGTGTAAACGTGTAGGCCTACCCTTGAAGACGCTGAAGAAGTCTGGTGAATACTTAATATGCCGATGTCCCCCAAAGGCACCACAGATCGGactcatgtcttcagtcccGTAAAACAACGCGAGCAACGAGCACCGAGCACCGCGGAGTCACACAGACGCATGTCTGAATGGAGTTGGGCTTCTCCAGAACTTCCGGACTCACCGGACCAGGTTGAGAGTTTCTGCCGAGTCCAGGATGACGAACACGGTCTGCGGCTGGAGGAGCCCGGCCTCCTGCAGCTCTGCGGTCCGGTTCCGGTTCTGGTCCGAGCCGACAGCCGACATTAGAGACGTTTTCGCGGACACTTTATTACCCAGCAGCCACCGGAGGATCAGAGAGTCACCGCGGCATGCTTCCCATTACCGGTCCGGTCACAGGTTCGAGTCCTCTGGCGCTGACCGGACAGGGAGCCGCGTAGAGACACGACACACAGACCGGACACGCTGCTGCGTTACGCACTTTGATCCATCTAGTATAAACACTGATGATAGAACTCATGTTTCACAGTAAAGCAAATACATGTTTATTATGTCATATTTAATATGATACAACTTGTTTTTATTATCTCAGATATTGTTTGTACTCTATGATAAATCTGGTTCATTGTATTTTGTTGTCTAATATGTATTActat
The genomic region above belongs to Pseudoliparis swirei isolate HS2019 ecotype Mariana Trench chromosome 9, NWPU_hadal_v1, whole genome shotgun sequence and contains:
- the LOC130198922 gene encoding microphthalmia-associated transcription factor-like is translated as MSAVGSDQNRNRTAELQEAGLLQPQTVFVILDSAETLNLVRVESGIVADIEVDSLVPSDCDTFYEIKSQPISFSSSTAASSSSCSSSLTSRVLMRQDLMRQQALEEEQKEAQQLLLRSADSSSPIFLSSSCRPPAQVPVEVLKVQTHLENPTRYHIQQAQRQQVRQYLSDAQTANQHAGPSPSHSPHLGPAPKLQPPDAFRKTEMEDTVIDDVISLESSLNDEFLTLIESGLQLANTVRTGSVGLMGLLGGVRALLVLLGLLVDYMS